TCAGTGTTCCGACGGCTCACTTTTCGGAACCGGTCTCTGAACCCCTGGCGAAGGGACCCGGTTCGCCACCCATTTCGAAAAGACCGGGCCGATCAGGACAACCATCATCATCCGGGACAGTTGCATTGCCATCACGAACCCGATCTTGACGTTCGCGGAGGCGGCAATAATCGCGACCGCATCCACTCCTCCCGGACTTGTTGCCAGATATGCCGTCAACGGGTCGACCCCCAGAAACCGGTTCAGCAGAAATCCCAGAAAGCCGCAAAATGCAATCACGACGAGAAGGACAAAAATTGTCCGGGGAATCATCCGGGCAACGGAGGAAAGGACGTCCCTTTGAAAACGTAATCCGACCATCCACCCGATACACAGATAGGCCCCGGCCAGAAGCCAGCCCGGAAGCACGATCGAGATCATTCCCGCCGCCTCCAGCACCGAACCGACGATCAGGGGGATCAGAAGCATTCCCCCCGGAATCCGGAAGAAAGATCCGATCCCCATTCCGGCAAGGACGATGGCCATTGTTTCCCCCAATGCAAGAGGAGAAAATCGGGGAA
The sequence above is drawn from the Leptospirillum ferriphilum ML-04 genome and encodes:
- a CDS encoding AbrB family transcriptional regulator, whose product is MDISRFSRPRQWGLLFLLSAVLAFLFLAVHLPGALMLGPMIAAIVFGVSRSTLRVHRVPFSFSQGVVGCMVAQALTPSVLHAFWQRGLLFASLVVAIIVFNCALGWLLSRAKIFPGTTAVWGLLPGAASSMVIMAEAYGADVRLVAFIQYLRVVMVGFLASGVAHFSLHHALTGKVFLWFPRFSPLALGETMAIVLAGMGIGSFFRIPGGMLLIPLIVGSVLEAAGMISIVLPGWLLAGAYLCIGWMVGLRFQRDVLSSVARMIPRTIFVLLVVIAFCGFLGFLLNRFLGVDPLTAYLATSPGGVDAVAIIAASANVKIGFVMAMQLSRMMMVVLIGPVFSKWVANRVPSPGVQRPVPKSEPSEH